TCGACAGTTGGGATCATCTGCTCACCTTCATGCTGGAAGGTCTAGAGCTAGACATCCCGCCCAATACCAGTTGAATCGTCATACTGAGAATTGCTGGCCCCGCTGTCATCTGTTGGGCCACCAACAGCAACCGGTCTACCCCAAGGGGCCTTGGAAGCGTTACGAAGGGCGATCGCTCTGCAAGCCCCCTAGCGGCCGCGTGGGTTCCACCGTAGCCACCACCTCACCCGTTAAATGAGTGTCATAGCCACCTAATCGTTCGAGCTGGGAAATTACCCGCCGGTGGCCCAGCGTACCTAGCAGGTGCTGCACCGGAGGATCATCAAGATAGGCCTGTAACGTGACCAGATCGTAATGAGATCGGCGCAGGGGCAGAAACTCCAGCTTGAACATCTCCGCCACCGAAGCCGCACTCATGCCCACATCCGCCTCGCCAGCCAGGATGGCATCCGCCACATCATGGTGAGAATGCACCACATGATCGAACCCGACAACCGACTGGGGGGCGATCGCTGCCGCCGATAAAACCTGCTCCAGCAAGTGACGACTTCCCGATCCCGGCTCACGATTGATCAAGGTGACATCGGGGCGCGCTAGGTCAGCAACGGTCTGGATAGCTTTCGGATTGCCAGGAGCCACCAGCATCCCCTCTTGCCAAATTCCTAAATTAATCAGCACCGCCGTCTGCCCTTGGAGCGCCTGCTGCACAAACGGCACATTGAAAGTTTTCGTATGGGGACAGTAGAGATGCACGCCAGCAATATGCACCTCACCCCGCATCAAACGGTCTAAGGCAACCATGCTGTTGGCAAAGGTGAGATGCACCCGTAACCCTGGGTGCCAGCGCTCTGCCGCCCTAGCCCACAGAGACATAGCCGGCGAACAGCCCGCCACCGCCACCGTATTCAGCAGGTTCACCGGATCATCCAGCAGGGTCACCGCCACCGTCTCCTGGTTGCTGTGGCGCATGGCTTCTCCATCGGCAGGAATCAGATCCACCCGAAAGGCATCGGCCCCCACCAAGGGATGGGCCACCCATTGG
This portion of the Leptolyngbya sp. CCY15150 genome encodes:
- a CDS encoding substrate-binding domain-containing protein, yielding MKDELRNGLKQTRLRLRLSQQDLASMAGVSRQTIGGVESGQTSLSTTVALRLAKALGCRVEDLFWLDQEAAQVEAMPTQAMAVGEALRVSLAKIGGQWVAHPLVGADAFRVDLIPADGEAMRHSNQETVAVTLLDDPVNLLNTVAVAGCSPAMSLWARAAERWHPGLRVHLTFANSMVALDRLMRGEVHIAGVHLYCPHTKTFNVPFVQQALQGQTAVLINLGIWQEGMLVAPGNPKAIQTVADLARPDVTLINREPGSGSRHLLEQVLSAAAIAPQSVVGFDHVVHSHHDVADAILAGEADVGMSAASVAEMFKLEFLPLRRSHYDLVTLQAYLDDPPVQHLLGTLGHRRVISQLERLGGYDTHLTGEVVATVEPTRPLGGLQSDRPS